A DNA window from Labrus mixtus chromosome 4, fLabMix1.1, whole genome shotgun sequence contains the following coding sequences:
- the cnot1 gene encoding CCR4-NOT transcription complex subunit 1 isoform X2, with translation MNLDSLSLALSQISYLVDNLTKKNYRASQQEIQHIVNRHGPEADRHLLRCLFSHVDFSGDGKSSGKDFHQFLIQECVSLISKPNFISTLCYAVDNPLHYQKSLKPSAHLFTQLSKVLKLSKVQEVIFGLALLNSSNADLRGFAAQFIKQKLPDLLRSYVDADLGGNQEGGFQDIAIEVLHLLLSHLLFGQKGASGVGQEQIDAFLKTLCRDFPQERCPVVLAPLLYPEKRDILMDRILPDSGELAKTMMESSLAEFMQEVGYGFCANLDECRNIIIQYGVREVTASQVARVLGMMARTHSGLTDGIPLQSISAPGSGIWSDGKDKNDGSQAHTWNVEVLIDVVKEVNPNLNFKEVTYELDHPGFIIRDSKGLHMVVYGIQRGLGMEVFPVDLIYRPWKHAEGQLSFIQHSLMSPEVFCFADFPCHTVAIDILKAPPEDDNREIATWKSLDLVESLLRLSEVGQYEQVKQLFGFPIKHCPDMLVLALLQISTSWHTLRHELISTLMPIFLGNHPNSAIILHYAWHGQGQSPSIRQLIMHSMAEWYMRGEQYDQAKLSRILDVAQDLKSLSMLLNGTPFAFVIDLAALASRREYLKLDKWLTDKIREHGEPFIQACVTFLKRRCPSIMGGLAPDKDQPKSAQLPPETLATMLACLQSCAGSVSQEVSETILTMVANCSNVMNKARQPPPGVMPKGRAPSTSSLDAISPVQMDPLSGMGSLNLGGTATSHTQSMQGFPTSLSSAFSNPQSPAKAFPPLSNPNPSTPFGGIGSLSSQLPGMDSGPLGSGIGSGIGSGIGSGIGSGIGSGIGSGIGSGIGSGLGSGLGIPTVNTDPFGTRKMSTPGLNPPTFQQTDLSQVWPEANQHFSKEIDDEANSYFQRIYNHPPHPTMSVDEVLEMLQRFKDSTIKREREVFNCMLRNLFEEYRFFPQYPDKELHITACLFGGIIEKGLVTYMALGLALRYVLEALRKPYGSKMYYFGIAALDRFKNRLKDYPQYCQHLASIAHFLQFPHHLQECVQYIEYGQQSRDPPVKMQGSITTPGSLALAHVQAQSQPGGPKPPQPGQPSTLVTTATTTTTVAKTTTITRPTPSTFKKDVPPSINTTNIDTLLVATDQTERIVEPPENVQEKIAFIFNNLSQSNMTQKVEELKETVKEEFMPWVSQYLVMKRVSIEPNFHSLYSNFLDTLKNPEFVKMVLNETYRNIKVLLTSDKAAANFSDRSLLKNLGHWLGMITLAKNKPILYTDLEVKSLLLEAYLKGQQELLYVVPFVAKVLESSLRSMVFRPQNPWTMAIMNVLAELHQEHDLKLNLKFEIEVLCKNLSLDINDLKPGTLLKDKEKLKSLEEQLSAPKKETKPPEEMLPVSTTGDFVPFAAPPSTPAATTTTCTTTGPPTPQFSYHDINVYALAGLAPHININVNIPLLQAHPQLKQCVRQSVERAVQELVHPVVDRSIKIAMTTCEQIIRKDFALDSEESRMRVAAHHMMRNLTAGMAMITCREPLLMSIATNLKNSFAAALRAPTPQQREMMEEAAARVAQDNCELACCFIQKTAVEKAGPEMDKRLATGSPLFQEFELRKHARQEGRRYCDPVVLTYQAERMPEQIRLKVGGVDPKQLAVYEEFARNVPGFLPSNDLSQPTGFLAQPMKQQAWATDDVAQIYDKCMADLEQHLHAIPPALAMNPLTQALRSLLEAVVLARNSRDGIAALGLLQKAVEGLLDATSGADADLLLRYRECHLLVLKALQDGRAYGPQWCNKQITRCLIECRDEYKYNVEAVELLIRNHLVNMQQYDLHLAQSMENGLHYMAVAFAMQLVKLLLVDERSVSHVTEADLFHTIETLMRTCAHSRANAPEGLPQLMDVVRSNYEAMIDRAHGGPNFMMHSGISQASEYDDPPGLREKAEYLLREWVNLYHSAAAGRDSTKAFSAFVGQMHQQGILKTDDLITRFFRLCTEMCVEISYRAQAEQQHNPAASAAIIRAKCYHNLDAFVRLIALLVKHSGEATNTVTKINLLNKVLGIVVGVLIQDHDVRQTEFQQLPYHRIFIMLLLELNAPEHVLETINFQTLTAFCNTFHILRPTKAPGFVYAWLELISHRIFIARMLAHTPQQKGWPMYAQLLIDLFKYLAPFLRNVELNKPMQILYKGTLRVLLVLLHDFPEFLCDYHYGFCDVIPPNCIQLRNLILSAFPRNMRLPDPFTPNLKVDMLSEINIAPRILTNFTGVMPSQFKKDLDSYLKTRSPVTFLSELRSNLQVSNEPGNRYNIQLINALVLYVGTQAIAHIHNKGSTPSMSTITHSAHMDIFQNLAVDLDTEGRYLFLNAIANQLRYPNSHTHYFSCTMLYLFAEANTEAIQEQITRVLLERLIVNRPHPWGLLITFIELIKNPAFKFWSHDFVHCAPEIEKLFQSVAQCCMGQKQAQQVMEGTGAS, from the exons ATGAATCTTGACTCGCTCTCGCTGGCTTTGTCTCAAATCAGCTATCTGGTGGacaatttaacaaagaaaaattacCGAGCCAGCCAGCAAGAAATACAGCAT ATTGTAAATCGTCACGGCCCTGAGGCAGACAGGCATCTACTACGCTGTCTCTTCTCCCATGTGGATTTCAGTGGCGATGGTAAAAGCAGTGGCAAGGACTTTCACCAG TTTTTGATCCAGGAGTGTGTGTCGCTGATATCCAAGCCAAACTTTATCTCTACTCTGTGTTACGCCGTTGACAATCCCCTGCATTACCAGAAG AGTTTGAAGCCATCGGCCCATCTTTTCACTCAACTGAGTAAAGTTCTAAAACTCAGCAAGGTCCAAGAG GTGATATTTGGCCTTGCATTACTCAACTCCAGCAACGCAGACCTTCGAGGTTTTG CTGCACAGTTCATCAAGCAGAAACTTCCAGACCTCCTGCGGTCATACGTTGACGCAGATCTTGGAGGAAATCAGGAAGGTGGCTTCCAAGACATTGCCATAGAGGTCTTGCACCTACTGCTGTCCCATCTACTGTTTGGCCAGAAAGGAGCCAGTGGGGTTGGCCAAGAGCAGATTGACGCCTTCCTCAAGACACTTTGTCGAG ATTTCCCCCAGGAGCGCTGCCCTGTGGTGCTTGCACCACTGCTGTACCCTGAAAAACGGGACATTCTCATGGATAGGATTCTGCCAGACTCGGGGGAGTTAGCTAAGACCATGATGGAGAGTTCTCTTGCAGAATTCATGCAAGAAGTTGGCTACGGCTTCTGTGCAAA TCTGGATGAGTGCAGAAACATAATCATCCAGTATGGGGTGAGAGAGGTGACAGCCAGCCAGGTAGCCAGGGTTCTAGGCATGATGGCTCGTACACACTCCGGCCTAACTGATGGGATCCCACtacag TCCATCTCTGCCCCAGGCAGTGGTATCTGGAGTGATGGTAAAGATAAGAACGATGgttcacaggcacacacatggAACGTTGAAGTTCTCATTGACGTTGTGAAGGAAGTG AATCCAAACTTGAACTTCAAAGAGGTGACCTACGAACTCGACCACCCAGGCTTTATAATCCGGGACAGTAAAGGTCTGCATATGGTGGTGTATGGCATTCAGAGGGGGTTGGGTATGGAGGTTTTCCCTGTCGATCTCATCTATCGACCATGGAAACACGCTGAGGGACAG ctgTCATTCATTCAGCACTCCCTGATGAGTCCAGAAGTGTTCTGCTTTGCTGACTTCCCTTGCCACACTGTGGCTATTGACATCCTTAAGGCCCCACCAGAGGATGACAATAGGGAGATTGCAACCTG gAAAAGTCTGGACCTTGTTGAGAGCTTGCTCAGGCTGTCTGAGGTGGGTCAGTATGAGCAAGTGAAACAGCTTTTTGGATTTCCAATCAAGCACTGTCCGGATATGTTGGTGCTAGCGTTGCTGCAGATCTCCACCTCCTGGCACACACTGCGCCATGAACTCATCTCAACCCTAATGCCCATCTTTCTGGGCAACCATCCTAACTCTGCCATTATCCTGCACTATGCCTGGCACGGACAG GGACAGTCTCCCTCCATTCGTCAGTTAATTATGCATTCAATGGCTGAGTGGTACATGAGAGGGGAGCAGTATGACCAGGCCAAACTTTCTCGCATCCTTGATGTGGCCCAAGACCTGAAG tctctATCGATGCTGCTGAATGGTACTCCATTTGCCTTTGTTATTGACCTTGCTGCACTTGCCTCTCGCCGTGAATACCTCAAACTTGATAAATGGCTGACTGACAAAATCAGAGAGCATGGA GAACCTTTTATCCAGGCATGTGTGACATTCCTGAAGAGGCGCTGTCCATCCATTATGGGGGGTTTGGCCCCAGACAAGGACCAGCCTAAAAGCGCCCAACTCCCCCCGGAGACCTTAGCCACCATGCTAGCCTGCCTGCAGTCCTGCGCAGG GAGCGTATCCCAGGAGGTGTCAGAGACTATCCTGACCATGGTTGCCAACTGCAGCAATGTAATGAATAAAGCCCGGCAGCCACCACCTGGGGTAATGCCGAAAGGACGCGCCCCCAGCACCAGCAGCCTGGATGCCATCTCTCCTGTACAG ATGGACCCTCTATCAGGCATGGGTTCTTTAAACCTTGGGGGCACAGCCACctcccacactcaaagcatgcaGGGTTTCCCAACCTCACTGAGTTCAGCTTTTAGTAATCCCCAATCCCCAGCAAAAGCTTTCCCACCACTTTCAAACCCCAACCCCAGCACACCATTTGGGGGCATAGGCAGCCTGTCCTCGCAGCTCCCTGGCATGGACTCTG GTCCCTTGGGCTCAGGCATTGGCTCAGGCATTGGCTCAGGCATTGGCTCAGGCATTGGCTCAGGCATCGGCTCAGGCATCGGCTCAGGCATCGGCTCAGGCATCGGTTCTGGTCTGGGTTCTGGTCTGGGAATACCAACAGTGAATACCGATCCATTTGGTACCAGGAAGATGAGCACACCGGGCCTGAACCCACCTACCTTTCAGCAGA CTGACCTGTCTCAGGTGTGGCCGGAGGCTAACCAGCACTTTAGCAAGGAGATAGATGATGAAGCAAACAGTTATTTCCAGCGCATCTACAACCACCCACCTCACCCAACTATGTCTGTGGATGAA GTACTGGAGATGCTGCAGAGGTTCAAGGATTCAACTATCAAGCGGGAACGAGAGGTTTTCAACTGCATGCTGCGGAACTTGTTTGAGGAGTACCGATTCTTCCCCCAGTACCCAGACAAGGAGCTGCACATCACTGCCTGCCTTTTTGGTGGCATTATTGAGAAGGGTCTTGTGACCTACATGGCCCTTGGTTTGGCCCTCCGATATGTTCTTGAAGCCTTAAGAAAACCCTACGGatccaaaatgtattattttggaATTGCAGCCCTAGATAGGTTCAAGAACAG ACTAAAGGACTACCCTCAATATTGTCAACATCTGGCTTCAATTGCCCACTTCTTGCAATTCCCCCACCATTTACAAGAG TGTGTGCAGTATATCGAGTATGGCCAACAGTCACGGGACCCCCCGGTGAAGATGCAAGGCTCCATCACCACCCCTGGCAGTCTGGCACTGGCACATGTACAAGCTCAGTCACAACCGGGTGGACCCAAACCCCCGCAGCCAGGTCAGCCCAGCACCTTAGTCACCACtgcaacaactacaacaacagtgGCAAAGACCACCACCATTACAAGACCAACACCCAGCACCTTCAAGAAGGATGTACCT CCCTCTATCAACACAACCAACATTGATACCTTGCTGGTGGCTACTGACCAAACAGAAAGGATTGTAGAGCCTCCAGAAAATGTCCAGGAGAAGATTGCTTTTATCTTCAACAATCTTTCTCAGTCAAACATGACACAGAAG gTTGAGGAGTTGAAAGAGACGGTGAAGGAGGAGTTTATGCCCTGGGTGTCTCAGTATCTGGTGATGAAGCGTGTCAGTATTGAGCCCAACTTCCACAGCCTCTATTCCAACTTTCTGGATACTCTGAAGAACCCTGAGTTTGTAAAGATGGTCCTGAATGAGACCTATAGGAATATCAAG gttcTGTTGACCTCTGACAAGGCGGCTGCCAATTTCTCTGATCGCTCCCTGCTGAAGAACCTGGGCCACTGGTTGGGCATGATTACACTGGCCAAAAACAAACCCATTCTTTATACA GATCTTGAAGTGAAATCTCTACTATTGGAAGCCTATTTGAAAGGCCAGCAGGAGCTGCTGTATGTGGTTCCCTTTGTTGCCAAGGTTTTGGAATCCAGTCTTCGCAGCATG GTTTTCAGGCCCCAGAATCCCTGGACCATGGCCATCATGAATGTTCTTGCTGAACTTCATCAAGAACATGACCTCAAG CTTAACCTGAAGTTTGAGATTGAAGTTCTGTGCAAGAACTTGTCTCTGGACATCAATGACCTGAAGCCAGGGACCTTGCTGAAGGACAAGGAGAAGCTGAAGAGtctggaggagcagctgtcTGCACCAAAGAAGGAGACAAAGCCTCCGGAAGAGATGTTGCCGGTTTCTACCACAG GAGACTTTGTTCCATTTGCAGCTCCTCCATCAACCCCAGCTGCCACCACAACCACTTGCACAACCACAGggccccccaccccccagtTCAGCTACCACGACATTAATGTGTATGCCTTGGCAGGCCTTGCGCCACACATCAATATTAATGTCAAT ATCCCTCTGCTCCAGGCCCATCCTCAGTTGAAGCAGTGCGTACGGCAGTCAGTAGAGCGAGCTGTCCAGGAGCTGGTGCACCCAGTAGTTGACCGCTCTATCAAAATTGCTATGACAACCTGTGAGCAGATCATCAGGAAGGACTTCGCTCTGGATTCTGAGGAGTCCCGCATGCGTGTGGCTGCCCACCATATGATGAGAAACCTGACTGCCGGCATGGCCATGATCACCTGCAGGGAGCCCCTGCTCATGAGCATTGCCACCAACCTCAAAAACAGCTTTGCTGCTGCACTAAGG GCACCAACACCTCAACAGAGGGAAATGATGGAGGAGGCTGCAGCCAGGGTTGCCCAAGATAACTGTGAACTGGCGTGCTGCTTTATTCAGAAAACAGCCGTGGAGAAGGCTGGTCCTGAAATGGACAAGAGACTTGCCACG GGGTCTCCTCTCTTCCAGGAGTTTGAGCTGAGGAAGCATGCACGTCAAGAGGGACGCCGCTATTGTGATCCCGTTGTTCTGACTTACCAGGCTGAGCGTATGCCTGAGCAGATCAGACTCAAG GTGGGAGGAGTGGACCCTAAACAACTGGCAGTATATGAGGAGTTTGCAAGGAATGTTCCAGGTTTCTTACCCAGCAATGATCTCTCCCAACCCACTGGCTTCTTGGCTCAGCCCATGAAG CAACAGGCATGGGCCACAGACGATGTGGCTCAGATCTATGATAAATGCATGGCAGACTTGGAGCAGCATCTTCATGCCATCCCTCCAGCTCTTGCTATGAACCCCCTGACACAGGCTCTGCGCAGCCTGCTGGAAGCTGTGGTCTTGGCCAGAAACTCCAGAGATGGCATTGCTGCACTTGGCCTGCTGCAGAAG GCTGTAGAAGGTCTTCTTGATGCTACTAGTGGGGCTGATGCCGACTTGCTGCTCCGCTACAGGGAGTGCCACCTGCTTGTCCTTAAAGCTCTACAGGATGGACGTGCCTATGGACCACAGTGGTGCAATAAGCAGATCACCAG GTGTCTGATTGAATGCCGTGACGAGTACAAATACAACGTAGAAGCAGTTGAGCTTCTGATCAGGAACCATCTTGTGAACATGCAGCAGTATGACCTACACCTGGCACAG TCGATGGAAAATGGACTGCACTACATGGCCGTTGCTTTTGCCATGCAGTTGgtgaagctgctgctggtggatgAACGCAGTGTGAGCCATGTCACAGAGGCTGACCTCTTTCACACAATCGAGACCTTAATGAGGACCTGTGCACACTCCAGAGCAAACGCACCTGAGGG GCTTCCCCAACTGATGGATGTTGTTCGCTCCAACTATGAGGCCATGATTGACCGGGCCCACGGTGGACCCAACTTCATGATGCACTCTGGGATTTCCCAGGCTTCAGAGTATGATGATCCTCCAGGCCTGAGGGAGAAGGCAGAGTACCTCCTCAGGGAATGGGTCAACCTGTATCACTCAGCTGCAGCTGGCAGGGACAGCACCAAAGCTTTCTCTGCATTTGTTGGCCAG ATGCACCAGCAGGGAATCCTGAAGACAGATGACCTGATCACAAGGTTCTTCCGGCTGtgcacagaaatgtgtgtgGAGATCAGCTATCGGGCACAAGCTGAGCAGCAGCACAACCCAGCAGCCAGTGCAGCCATCATCAGAGCCAAGTGTTACCACAACCTGGATGCCTTTGTTAGGCTGATAGCCCTGCTGGTCAAACATTCAGGAGAGGccacaaacacagtgacaaaAATTAACCTCCTCAACAAG GTGCTGGGTATTGTAGTTGGGGTGTTGATCCAGGACCACGATGTCCGTCAGACAGAATTCCAACAGCTGCCCTACCATCGCATTTTCatcatgctgctgctggagctcaaCGCTCCTGAACATGTCCTGGAGACCATTAACTTCCAGACACTCACAGCTTTCTG caATACCTTCCACATCCTGAGACCCACCAAAGCACCTGGCTTTGTGTACGCCTGGCTGGAACTCATCTCCCATCGAATCTTCATCGCCAGGATGCTTGCACACACACCCCAGCAGAAG GGTTGGCCCATGTATGCACAGCTGCTGATTGATCTCTTCAAATACCTGGCCCCGTTCCTGAGGAATGTAGAGCTCAACAAACCTATGCAAATCCTCTACAAG GGCACACTGCGAGTGCTCCTGGTCCTGCTGCATGACTTCCCAGAGTTCCTGTGTGACTATCATTACGGCTTCTGTGATGTTATCCCACCCAACTGCATTCAGCTCCGCAACCTCATCCTCAGTGCCTTTCCACGCAACATGAGGCTCCCTGACCCTTTCACACCCAATCTcaag GTGGACATGCTGAGTGAGATCAACATTGCACCCCGTATCCTCACCAACTTCACAGGCGTCATGCCCTCCCAGTTCAAGAAAGACCTGGACTCGTATCTGAAGACTCGATCCCCTGTCACTTTCTTGTCTGAGCTGCGTAGCAACCTGCAG GTGTCTAATGAGCCAGGAAACCGTTACAACATCCAGCTGATCAATGCTCTAGTGTTGTATGTGGGCACACAGGCAATTGCTCACATTCATAACAAGGGCAGCACCCCCTCCATGAGCACCATCACCCACTCTGCACACATGGACATCTTCCAGAACCTAGCTGTGGACCTGGACACTGAGG GGCGTTACCTGTTCTTGAATGCAATCGCCAATCAGCTGCGCTACCCCAACAGCCACACTCACTACTTCAGCTGCACCATGCTGTATCTGTTTGCGGAGGCCAACACTGAGGCCATCCAGGAGCAGATCACCAG GGTTCTGCTGGAGAGGCTGATTGTGAACAGGCCTCACCCATGGGGTCTCCTCATCACCTTCATCGAGCTGATAAAGAATCCTGCCTTCAAGTTCTGGAGCCATGACTTTGTGCACTGTGCCCCCGAGATTGAAAA GCTGTTCCAGTCAGTGGCCCAGTGCTGCATGGGACAGAAGCAGGCCCAGCAGGTGATGGAGGGCACCGGTGCCAGCTAG